GCCCGCGCGTCCCGTTCGTCCTCGGCCGACGGACCGGGCCACAGCACCACGGGGAGCTGGGGCAGCCCGAGCCGCGGCGCGACGACCTCGTTCGCCTCGTGCGTCCAGGTCGTCGCCCACACCAGCTCGCAGCCGAGCGCGGCCAGCCGGGGCCCGAGTGCCGGATCGATCCTGGCGAGCAGCGGATGCGCCCCGGCCCCGGGCGGGAGCGGGCCGTCCGGATACGTGGGGTGGATGCCGCCGGGCCCGGTTGCCGGGCCGAACGGCAGGAGCGGGCCGTCGACGTCGAGGAAGAGCAGCGGAGGCCCGCCCGAATCGGTCACCGCCGCACCGTACCGCCGGATTCAGCGTCCGCCCGCCACCCGCAGGATCGCCCCGGTGGCGTACGAGGCGTCGTCCGAGAGCAGCCAGGCGACGGCTCCGGCGACCTCTTCCGGCTGACCGGGCCGGCCCAGCGGGATGCCGGCGGCGGCCTTGTCCGGGCGCTCGGGGTCCTCGTGGAACTCGGTGCGGATGATGCCGGGCGACACCGCGTTGACCCGGATACCGGCGGCGGCGACCTCCTTGGACAGGCCGATGGTCATCGTGTCCACCGCGGCCTTGGCGGCGGCGTAGTGGACGTACTCGCCGGGGCCGCCGAGCGTGGCGGCGGCCGAGGACATGTTCACGATGGCCCCGCCACCGGTCCGGCTCATGTCGCGCACGGCCCGCCGCGCGCACAGGAGGTACCCGATGACGTTGACGTCCAGGGCGCGCCGGAGCCCGGCCGCGTCGGCGTCCGCGAGCGGGCCCGTCGGGCCGCCGACGCCCGCGTTGTTGACGAGCCCGGTGACGGGGCCGAGCCCGTCGGCCGCCGCCCGGAAGAGCTGGTCGACACCCGGTTCGTCGGTCGTGTCCATGCGCACCGTGACGCAGCGCCGGCCCGTCGCCCGCACGGATTCGGCCACGGCCTCGGCGGCCGCAGCGTCCGAGCGGTAGCCCAGCGCGATGTCGTGGCCGTCGGCCGCCAGACGCACGCAGACGGCCGCGCCGATCCCGCGGCTGCCGCCGGTGACCACGGTGACGGGATGACGGCTCATGGATGCCCCTGACTCGCGTGCGGAGACCCGGCGGCCCCCGCGGAGGGGACCATCGTAGAAATAGGTGGCCGAACCCCGTCCCGTGGCCGCCCCGAAGCGGCGTTACGAACCCGAAACGGGCCCGACGGCTTCCGGAAACGACTCGGTGGACTGCCACCCACTCATGGAAGAGTGACAGTCCACCGGACGTACATGTGAGCGGTACCGCACACGAGGCGGTACTACACGGGGAGGTCGCTGCCGCCCCGCTCGGCCTGCTGGTCGCTCCGCTCCTGGAGCTTCTGGGCCTTCTCCTGCAGCCGGCGGCGCTGCTCCGGGTCCTTGGTGCGCTCCGCGGCCTCGGCCATGTGCCTGGCCTTCTCGCGCATCTGGTCGGCTCGGCCGGATTCTCCTGCAACGCTCATCGTCGCTCCTTGAACGGTAGGGAAGAGCGGGCCCCCTCAGAGAACCAGCGCTCCGCGACCATCGCACCCCGAACCGCTACGTACCGTGAAGGTGCCAGGTGAGGCGGGTTCCGGGAACGGGCCGGGGGCAGGCGCGGGACTCGCGGGTCCCCGGCGCTGGCATGATCTGGGGTATGAACGAGCGCATGATCGCCGCGTGTGACGGGGCATCGAAGGGTAATCCGGGGCCTGCGGCCTGGGCGTATGTGGTGGCCGACGCGGAGGGCAGGCCCTTCAGGTGGGAGGCGGGGCCCCTGGGTACCGCCACCAACAACGTCGCCGAGCTCACCGCGCTGCGGGAACTGCTGGAGTCCGTCGACCCGGGGGTGGCCCTCGAGGTCCGGATGGATTCGCAGTACGCGATGAACGCCGTCACCAAGTGGCTGCGCGGCTGGAAGCGCAACGGCTGGAAGACCTCGGCGGGCAAGCCCGTGGCCAACCGGGAGCTGGTGGTCCGCATCGACGCCCTGCTGACCGGCCGGTCGGTGGACTTCGTCTACGTGCCCGCCCACCAGGTGGACGGCGACCCGCTGAACGCCCTCGCCGACCAGGCGTGCAGCGAGGCGGCCGTGGCGCAGCGCGCGGCAGGCACCTCGCAGGGCTCGGCCGACCTGCCGGTGCCCGTGGCCGCCCGCGCCTCCGAAGGACGCCGGACCGGCGGTGCGGCGAAGAGCACGGCGAAGAGCACGGGTGGCACGGCCCGCAGCGGCGCGACCATCCGCGCCAGGTACGCGGGCCGGTGCCACTGCGGCAAGCCCTACGCGGCCAAGGACACGATCGCGAAGAACGACCAGGGCTGGGGCCACCCGGAGTGCCGCACCGCATCCGTCTGACGCGCACCGCCCGGAACGCCCCCGTACGGGTCCCGGTGATCCGCCCCGCGCGGCGGGCCGCGCGTGCCATGATGCGGCTCCGGCGAAGCGGTCGACGCGCCGCCGGAGCCGCGGACGACGGTGACACGCTGGGGGGCGTATGGAAAGCACGGGAACGGTGCTGCGTGAACTGCGCGGGGCGCAGAAGACGGCCAAGGGGGTGTCGCTCTACTCGCGGTACGTGAACCGGCCGGCCGGCCGGATCTTCGCCGCAGCCGCCTTCCGGCTGGGTATGACACCCAATCAAGTCACCCTGGTGAGCGCTGCGTTCACCTTCGCGTCCATCGCCGCCCTGGCTCTGGCCAGGCCCACCTGGGGGCTGGCGGTCCTGGTCTGGCTCGGGCTCGTCGTGGGCTTCGCGCTGGACTCGGCCGACGGGCAGCTCGCCCGGCTCACCGGGCGGGGCGGCCCCGACGGCGAATGGCTCGACCACGTCGTCGACTGCGCCAAGATGATCCTCGTCCACACCGCCGTACTGATCTCGTTCCAGCGCTCTTTCGCGCTGCCGGCCGACGGCTGGCTGCTCCTGCCGCTCGGCTTCCTGTTCGTGGCGGTGCTGACCTTCTGCGCGGGGCTGCTGCGGGAACAGCTCGGCAAGGCGGCCGCCGCCGGCCGTCCGGAGCCGGACGGCGGCGGGCCCCCGCAGGCGGTCTCCCGGCTGCGGGCCGTGGCGCTGCTGCCGGCCGACTACGGGGTGTTCTGCCTGGTGTTCCTGCTGCTCGGCGACGAGACGGCGTTCCGGATCGGCTATGCCGCGCTCGCCGCCGTGCACGCGCTGTTCCTGGTGGCGTTCCTGGCCAAGTGGTTCAGGGAGCTGAAAGCGCTCCGGGCGCACTGACCAGCGAGTCCAGCGCCCGGCGCAGCTGAGTGCTGGACGTGTGCACGGTGTACGGGAAGTAGACGACCTCCACGCCGACCTCCGCGAAGTCGCGTTCGAGCCGCTTGCCCTTCTCCGTGCCCCGCCAGTCGTCCCCCTTGAAGATGACGTCGAACCTGACCTGCTGCCAGGTCTCCACCTTGTCGGGGACGGTCTCGACGAAGGCGGCGTCCACGTACCGGACGCTCCGTACGATCTCCAGCCGTTCCGGCAGCGGAATGACCGGTCCGCGGCCCTTCGCGAGCGCGGCCATCTCGTCCGAGACGACCCCCGCGACCAGGTAGTCGCACTGGCTGCGGGCATGCCGCAGGATGTTGAGGTGACCCACGTGGAACAGGTCGTAGACACCCGGCGCGTAGCCGACCCTGTGCACCATCCGTTCTCTCCCCCCACGGTGAACGTGATGTCCGTGTCCCAGCGGTGGTTTTCCGGACATGGCATCCGGTCCGGTGGGATATCGGTATCGGTGTTGATCGTGCAACGACCTTACTGTGAAGACCACTTGCGCATCACGTGAACGGATAAGCTCACTTTTGGGGCTGTTCCTTGGGGGGAACACAGGTGGCTCCGGGGGGAAGGCGGGCGTTCCGATGCCAGACGCAGATCAGCTGCCGTACGCAGACCGGCGCGGGCCGTTCCGTGACCGCCGTCTGCTGGTCGTCTCGACCAACTACGCGCCCGAACTCACCGGAATCGGCCCGTACGCCGCGCAGCTCGCGGAACACTGGGCCGCGTCCGGCGCCGAGACCCACGTGCTGACCGGCATGCCGCACTATCCGTCCTGGCGCACCGAGTCGGCGTACCGGGGGGTGTGGCGGACCGAGGAGCAGCGCTCGGGGGTGACGGTCCACCGGCGAAGACACTATGTGCCGCCCCGTCAGAGCGCCCTGCGCAGAGCGGCGTTCGAGGCAACCGTCCTCGCCCATGGCCTGGTCTCCCCGCCCCCGGTGCGGGCGGACGCGGTGATCTCCCAGATGCCGAGCCTCGCCGGCGGCGTCCTGGGTGCGCGGCTGGCCCGCCGCCACCGCGTCCCGTACATACCCGTCGTGCAGGACCTGATGGGCGCCGCCGCCGCGCAGAGCGGCATCCGGGGCGGCGACCGGGCGGCGGCGGTGGCATCCCGGGCCGAGCGGTACGCACTGCGCGCCGCCTCCCTCGTCGGCGTCATCCACGAGAGCTTCGTCCCCCGGGTGACCGCCTACGGCGTCGACCCCGGACGCATCCGGCTGGTCCCCAACTGGACCCACGTGAAGCCCCCTTCGGCCGAACGCGCCGTGACCAGGGCGCGGCTGGGCTGGCCCGGGGGCACCCCGGTGGTCCTGCACTCCGGGAACATGGGGCTCAAGCAGGGCCTGGAGGTCCTCGTCGACGCGGCCAGGCTCGCCCCCGGGATACGCATCGTGCTGATGGGCGACGGCAACCAGCGCGAGGCCCTGCTGGCCCGCGCGGCCGGGCTGCCCAACGTCGAGTTCCTGCCGGCGGCGGGGGCGGACGATTTCACCGACGTCCTGGCCGCCGCCGACGTCCTCGCCGTGACCCAGCGGGCCTCCGTGCTCGACATGAGCGTGCCCTCCAAGCTGACCTCGTACTTCGTCTCGGGCCGCCCGGTCGTCGCCTCGGTGGCGGACGAGGGGGGCACCGCCCAGGAGGTGCAGCGCTCCGGCGCCGGGCTGCTCGTCGCACCTGAGGATCCGGCCGCGGTACTGGCGGCCGTACGCAAGCTCGTCGAGCAGCCGGCCGCCGCCGACGAACTCGGCGCCCACGGACCCCGGTACGTGGCACAGCACCTCGGCCGGGAAGCCGGCCTCGCCCGCTTCGACGCACTGCTCACCGAGGTTCTTCAGGACGCCCAAGGGAGACCACGCCGATGACCCAGCCGATCCGCGCCCTGGAGGACCAGGACGAACCCGCGCTGCTAAGGGACCAGTTCAGGCAGCTCCTGCGCTATCGCGCTCTGCTCGCATGCGGCGTGGTCCTCGGACTGCTCGGCGGCGGCTGGCTCGCCCTGAGCGGCGAGGACACCTACAGCTCCACCGGCGAGGTGTCGGTGCGCTCGGCCGCCTCGGACCCGTTCGCGGCGGGCGCCTCGGCCGACAAGGGCATCAACATCGGCTCCGAACGCCAGACCGCCGTCAGCGACGCCGTGGGGACCGTGGCGATCGGCTCGCTGGCCAAGCACGGCGACCGGGTGGAGGTCGGCAAGCTGCTGACCGGACTCCAGGTCACCAACCCGCCCAACACCCTGGTCCTCAGGTTCTCCTACACCGCCCGCGACCCCGAACAGGCCAGGGCGCGGGCCCAGGCGCTCGCCGAGGCCTACCTGGAGATCCGCAGGGAGCGCACCGAGAACAGCATCGACAACATGGTCGACGGCTACCGCGCCCAGCTGAAGCCGCTCACCGAACAGCGCGACCGGCTCGCCGAGCAGGAGACCGGCACCGTCGGCAGCGACGTCACCAGCGCCCGCGCCAACATCATCGTCGCCATCTCCGAACTCAGCCAGAAGATCTCGGAGTTGCGCGCCCTGGACACCACGCCCGGCTACCTGAACAAGAAGCCGGTCGCACCCGAGCAGCCCACCGGCGCCGGACTGCCCCTGCTCCTCGGACTCGGCGGCGTCGTCGGACTCGCACTCGGCCTGCTGCTCTCCTGGGTACGGCTCGTCTTCGACCCGGCGGTCCGCTCCACCAGGGAACTCGTCCGCTCGCTCGGCGCCCCGCTGCTCGGCACCCTGCCCAGGGAGCGCGCCGCCGCGGGCCGGCTGCTCGCCATCGGACGCGGCGGCAGCCGGCTGGCCGAGGAGTACCGGGCGGTGGCCTTCCGGCTCGCGTACGACCCCTCGTTCGCCGAGCGGCGTCGGCTCCTGGTCACCGCGCCCCGCGGGGACAACGCCATGGCCGCAGCCGCGGCGGTCAACCTGGCGGCCGCCTTCGCGGAGATGGGGCGCGACGTGCTGCTGGTCGAGGCCGATCTGCGCACTCCGTCACTGGCCAGGGACCTCGGCGCCGCGACCCGGGGCGGACGGCCCCGCTGGGCCGCCGAGCGCGACGAACGGGGCTGGCCGTCCGACAGCCGCACCAACGTGGACGTGCCCGGCTCGGGGGCCTTCACCCTGATCGCGGGCCGCCGGATGGACAACGTGCCCCGCGCCCTGACGTCCGCGCCCGTCGGCCGGATCGTCGCCGAGGGCGGCCGGCCGGGAGCCGTCGTGATCGTGCTCGCCCCGCCCGTCCTCTCGTTCGCCGACGCCGTCGCGCTCATCGACCGGGTGGAGGGCGTCGTGGTGGTCTGCGACCCGCGCGAGGTGCACCGCAGCGACCTGGAACGGATCCGCGAGATCATCGGCGCCGCGGGCGGCTCCGTGCTCGGCACCCTGCTGCATCCCGGACACGGGCGGGCCGAGCGCCGGGCCCGCCGGAAGGCGGCCGAGCGCGGCGCCCGCGACGCGCAGGCACCGGGAAGGGGCCGCGACGGGCAGGGCGGCCGCGCACAGCCGGACGGAGGTCCCCGGACCGGCGGTGGCCGCGCCGCAGACCCCGCCGAGACGCTCGGCCTGCGCACCCTGGACGCCGGCAGCACCAGGCCCGGCGGCGGCAACGGCCAGGGCGGCGGCAGCGGCCACAGCAGCTCCGCAGGACACAGATGAAGGCACGCACCGCGGTCGCCTGCTCGGTCGCGGACCAGGGGGTGGCGGCGCTCACCAACATCGCGGTCCTGGTGGTGGCGGCCCGGCTCTCCACCGTCTCCGACTTCGCCCGCTTCTCCGGCGTCTACCTGGTCTTCACCGTCCTGCTCGGCGTCTTCGGCGCCTACACCGGACAGCCGCTCGTGCTGCGCCGGGGCGCGGGCGAGGAGACCCGCGGCGCCTGCCGCTCGGCCGTCGCCTTCACGCTGCTCGTCTCGGCCGTCCTCGGCGCCCTGCTCGCCGCCGTCTGCGCGGCCCTCGCGGGGGACACCGCGCGGGCCCTGATGGCGCTGGGACTCGTGCTGCCCGTCGTCCTCGCGCAGGACACGGCCCGCTACGCCTTCGCCACGCTCCAGGCGCAGCACCTGGCCCTGGCCGCGGACACGCTCCGGCTGGTCTGCGTGCTCGGCGCCCTGACCGTGCAGCCGCACGGTGCGTCGGCCGCCCGCCTGGTCGCCGTCTGGGGCCTGTCCGCGCTGCCGGCGCTCCTGCTGTCCGTCACCGTGCTGCAGCGCCGGACGGCCGGAACGCCCCTGCGGCTGGTACCGCTGCTGCGGCGCGGGTACCTGGGCCGGCGGTTCGTCGTCGAGTTCGGGGTGGGCAACGCCGGCAGTCAGCTCTCCGTGCTCGGCCTCGGCGTGGTCGGCAACCCCCTCGTGGTCGGTGCGCTGCGCGGCGCGACCACCCTCTTCGGTCCGCTGAACGTGCTGTTCACCTCCGCCACCGGCTTCGGCCCCCCGCTGCTCGGACGGCTCGCCACCGACCGGCTGCGGGTGCGGGCCACCGCCGCGCTGGCAGCTGTACTGGCGGCGACCGCCGCGGGCTGGGCCACCGTTCTGGCCCTGCTGCCGGGATCGGTGGGCCGCCACCTGCTGGGGGATACCTGGCCCACAGCGGCCGCGCTGCTCCCGGCGACCGGCAGTCAGTACGCGGCGATGGCCGTCGGCACCTGCGGGCTGCTGGCGCTGAGACTGCTCGATCCGCGCACCACGCTCTCCATCCAGGTGGTCTTCTCGCTCACGGCGGTGGGCTTCCTGATCGGCGGGTACTGGCTCGGCGGGGTGCCGGGCGCCGCCTGGGGCCTGTGCCTGGGTTCCGTCTGCAAGGCGATCGCCACCTGGAGCAGGGTGGCCCGGCTGAACCGTCGCGGGGGCCCGGCACGGCCCCCGGTCAGTGCGACCGCCGTCCGTTCCGCTCCCTGAGACTCGTGACCAGCGCCAGGCAGAGCGCGGCGACCGCCAGCTTCCCGGCCGCCTGCAGCAGCGGGCCGCGCAGCAGGATGAAGGTGTACCCGGCGATCAGCGGAGCCGCGATCGCCAGGACGCTGCCGGGCCCCGGGCCGTCCCGGGAGACCGCCCGCGCGTACCGCCGGTCGGTGCGCGCGGCCGCGTAACCGATCAGGGCGAAGCCGCCGATCATTCCCGGGGGGCCGAAGTCGACCCACAGCTCGGTCCACAGTGGCGCCGAGAGGTTGGTCATGTTCATCCCCATCCACTGCCCGA
This window of the Streptomyces sp. 840.1 genome carries:
- a CDS encoding HAD domain-containing protein; its protein translation is MTDSGGPPLLFLDVDGPLLPFGPATGPGGIHPTYPDGPLPPGAGAHPLLARIDPALGPRLAALGCELVWATTWTHEANEVVAPRLGLPQLPVVLWPGPSAEDERDARAGLHWKTRTLVGRAAGRAFAWVDDEIGDADRRWVAAHHEGRSLLHRVDPGRGLTDADFRQLDAWLRTA
- a CDS encoding SDR family NAD(P)-dependent oxidoreductase — its product is MSRHPVTVVTGGSRGIGAAVCVRLAADGHDIALGYRSDAAAAEAVAESVRATGRRCVTVRMDTTDEPGVDQLFRAAADGLGPVTGLVNNAGVGGPTGPLADADAAGLRRALDVNVIGYLLCARRAVRDMSRTGGGAIVNMSSAAATLGGPGEYVHYAAAKAAVDTMTIGLSKEVAAAGIRVNAVSPGIIRTEFHEDPERPDKAAAGIPLGRPGQPEEVAGAVAWLLSDDASYATGAILRVAGGR
- a CDS encoding DUF6381 family protein codes for the protein MSVAGESGRADQMREKARHMAEAAERTKDPEQRRRLQEKAQKLQERSDQQAERGGSDLPV
- a CDS encoding ribonuclease H → MNERMIAACDGASKGNPGPAAWAYVVADAEGRPFRWEAGPLGTATNNVAELTALRELLESVDPGVALEVRMDSQYAMNAVTKWLRGWKRNGWKTSAGKPVANRELVVRIDALLTGRSVDFVYVPAHQVDGDPLNALADQACSEAAVAQRAAGTSQGSADLPVPVAARASEGRRTGGAAKSTAKSTGGTARSGATIRARYAGRCHCGKPYAAKDTIAKNDQGWGHPECRTASV
- a CDS encoding CDP-alcohol phosphatidyltransferase family protein, which encodes MESTGTVLRELRGAQKTAKGVSLYSRYVNRPAGRIFAAAAFRLGMTPNQVTLVSAAFTFASIAALALARPTWGLAVLVWLGLVVGFALDSADGQLARLTGRGGPDGEWLDHVVDCAKMILVHTAVLISFQRSFALPADGWLLLPLGFLFVAVLTFCAGLLREQLGKAAAAGRPEPDGGGPPQAVSRLRAVALLPADYGVFCLVFLLLGDETAFRIGYAALAAVHALFLVAFLAKWFRELKALRAH
- a CDS encoding adenylyltransferase/cytidyltransferase family protein — its product is MVHRVGYAPGVYDLFHVGHLNILRHARSQCDYLVAGVVSDEMAALAKGRGPVIPLPERLEIVRSVRYVDAAFVETVPDKVETWQQVRFDVIFKGDDWRGTEKGKRLERDFAEVGVEVVYFPYTVHTSSTQLRRALDSLVSAPGALSAP
- a CDS encoding glycosyltransferase yields the protein MPDADQLPYADRRGPFRDRRLLVVSTNYAPELTGIGPYAAQLAEHWAASGAETHVLTGMPHYPSWRTESAYRGVWRTEEQRSGVTVHRRRHYVPPRQSALRRAAFEATVLAHGLVSPPPVRADAVISQMPSLAGGVLGARLARRHRVPYIPVVQDLMGAAAAQSGIRGGDRAAAVASRAERYALRAASLVGVIHESFVPRVTAYGVDPGRIRLVPNWTHVKPPSAERAVTRARLGWPGGTPVVLHSGNMGLKQGLEVLVDAARLAPGIRIVLMGDGNQREALLARAAGLPNVEFLPAAGADDFTDVLAAADVLAVTQRASVLDMSVPSKLTSYFVSGRPVVASVADEGGTAQEVQRSGAGLLVAPEDPAAVLAAVRKLVEQPAAADELGAHGPRYVAQHLGREAGLARFDALLTEVLQDAQGRPRR
- a CDS encoding lipopolysaccharide biosynthesis protein, with protein sequence MTQPIRALEDQDEPALLRDQFRQLLRYRALLACGVVLGLLGGGWLALSGEDTYSSTGEVSVRSAASDPFAAGASADKGINIGSERQTAVSDAVGTVAIGSLAKHGDRVEVGKLLTGLQVTNPPNTLVLRFSYTARDPEQARARAQALAEAYLEIRRERTENSIDNMVDGYRAQLKPLTEQRDRLAEQETGTVGSDVTSARANIIVAISELSQKISELRALDTTPGYLNKKPVAPEQPTGAGLPLLLGLGGVVGLALGLLLSWVRLVFDPAVRSTRELVRSLGAPLLGTLPRERAAAGRLLAIGRGGSRLAEEYRAVAFRLAYDPSFAERRRLLVTAPRGDNAMAAAAAVNLAAAFAEMGRDVLLVEADLRTPSLARDLGAATRGGRPRWAAERDERGWPSDSRTNVDVPGSGAFTLIAGRRMDNVPRALTSAPVGRIVAEGGRPGAVVIVLAPPVLSFADAVALIDRVEGVVVVCDPREVHRSDLERIREIIGAAGGSVLGTLLHPGHGRAERRARRKAAERGARDAQAPGRGRDGQGGRAQPDGGPRTGGGRAADPAETLGLRTLDAGSTRPGGGNGQGGGSGHSSSAGHR